In the genome of Oncorhynchus masou masou isolate Uvic2021 chromosome 26, UVic_Omas_1.1, whole genome shotgun sequence, one region contains:
- the LOC135514817 gene encoding actin nucleation-promoting factor WASL-like isoform X2 yields the protein MSGHLPQRRPANNGSILLTPQENDCLFNYLGRKCTSLCSAVVQVYAADRNSAWTKRCCGVACLVKDNPARSYFIRVFDIKEGKTVFEQELYNNFSITVSKSYFFTFAGDSCQMGLNFASEEEAKHFRVAVGDLLGRRQRKSGPALPMATVDIKNPEINTVSRFHGHTSQTNMVSSSFNNNKKEKKVKGKKGKKLTKADIGTPSNFQHVGHVGWDPNTGFDLNNLDPELKNLFDMCGISEAQLKDKETSKVIYDFIEKKGGVEAVKIELRRQAPPPPPSRGGPPPPPPHQTSGPPPPPIRGRGAPPPPPPSRAPTSAPPPPPPSRTGMGAPPPPPTRGPLPPPPQPSHASLAPHAPPPPPPPSAPAGMGSGAPPPPPPPPGPPPPPMLLEADGGGGGAGKPSALLSQIREGAPLKKVEQKERPVSTSTGRDGLLEQIRQGKQLKAVTDEPGSGGPATPSAGIVGALMEVMQKRSKAIHSSDDDDDDDEEEDFEDDDEWDD from the exons ATGAGTGGCCATCTGCCGCAACGGCGGCCCGCTAACAATGGATCCATACTGCTAACCCCACAAGAGAACGACTGTCTCTTCAATTACCTCGGCAGGAAATGCACG tCGCTGTGTTCTGCGGTGGTGCAGGTATACGCAGCAGACAGGAACTCAGCCTGGACCAAGAGGTGCTGTGGTGTGGCCTGTCTGGTCAAAGACAACCCAGCACGATCCTACTTTATCAGGGTGTTTGACATCAAG gagGGTAAAACCGTGTTTGAGCAGGAACTCTACAACAACTTCTCAATCACAGTTTCCAAATCTTACTTCTTCACGTTCGCAGGAGAT tcGTGCCAGATGGGACTGAACTTCGCAAGCGAGGAGGAGGCCAAGCATTTCCGGGTCGCCGTGGGAGACCTGCTGGGGAGACGACAGAGAAAATCTG gcccgGCCCTGCCCATGGCCACGGTGGACATCAAGAACCCAGAGATCAACACTGTGTCACGGTTCCACGGACACACCTCTCAGACTAACATGGTGAGCAGCAgcttcaacaacaacaagaaggagaagaaggtgaAGGGAAAGAAGGGCAAGAAGCTGACCAAGGCAGACATCGGAACGCCCAGCAACTTCCA GCACGTTGGCCACGTCGGCTGGGACCCTAACACAGGCTTCGAT TTGAACAACCTAGACCCGGAGCTGAAGAACCTGTTTGACATGTGTGGCATCTCTGAGGCCCAGCTGAAGGACAAGGAGACCTCCAAGGTCATCTATGACTTCATCGAGAAGAAGGGAGGCGTGGAGGCAGTCAAGATCGAGCTCCgcagacaag cccccccaccccctccttccAGAGGTGgaccaccaccccctcccccacaccaGACATCCGGCCCCCCGCCCCCACCCATCAGGGGAAGGGGcgcacctccccctcctcccccctccagagCACCCACCTCagccccaccaccacctccccccTCCAGAACAGGCATGGgagctccacccccacccccaaccagaggccctctgccccctcctccccaGCCTTCCCATGCCTCCCTGGCTCCCCATGCCCCACCTCCTCCCCCGCCTCCCTCCGCCCCAGCAGGTATGGGTTCCGgagcaccccctcctcctcccccgcctcccggccctcctcccccacccatgCTGCTGGAAGCTGATggagggggtggtggtgctggtaaGCCCTCAGCCCTGTTGAGCCAGATCAGGGAGGGGGCTCCGCTGAAGAAGGTGGAGCAGAAGGAGAGGCCCGTTTCCACCAGCACCGGCCGAGACGGTCTCCTCGAACAGATACGACAGGGCAAGCAGCTAAAGGCT GTGACTGACGAACCAGGGTCAGGAGGACCCGCCACCCCTTCAGCCGGCATCGTAGGAGCTCTGATGGAGGTGATGCAGAAGAGGAGCAAAGCCATCCACtcctcag atgatgatgacgatgatgatgaggaagaggactttgaggatgatgatgagtGGGATGActag
- the LOC135514817 gene encoding actin nucleation-promoting factor WASL-like isoform X1 encodes MSGHLPQRRPANNGSILLTPQENDCLFNYLGRKCTSLCSAVVQVYAADRNSAWTKRCCGVACLVKDNPARSYFIRVFDIKEGKTVFEQELYNNFSITVSKSYFFTFAGDSCQMGLNFASEEEAKHFRVAVGDLLGRRQRKSEKRRDPPGQNGPALPMATVDIKNPEINTVSRFHGHTSQTNMVSSSFNNNKKEKKVKGKKGKKLTKADIGTPSNFQHVGHVGWDPNTGFDLNNLDPELKNLFDMCGISEAQLKDKETSKVIYDFIEKKGGVEAVKIELRRQAPPPPPSRGGPPPPPPHQTSGPPPPPIRGRGAPPPPPPSRAPTSAPPPPPPSRTGMGAPPPPPTRGPLPPPPQPSHASLAPHAPPPPPPPSAPAGMGSGAPPPPPPPPGPPPPPMLLEADGGGGGAGKPSALLSQIREGAPLKKVEQKERPVSTSTGRDGLLEQIRQGKQLKAVTDEPGSGGPATPSAGIVGALMEVMQKRSKAIHSSDDDDDDDEEEDFEDDDEWDD; translated from the exons ATGAGTGGCCATCTGCCGCAACGGCGGCCCGCTAACAATGGATCCATACTGCTAACCCCACAAGAGAACGACTGTCTCTTCAATTACCTCGGCAGGAAATGCACG tCGCTGTGTTCTGCGGTGGTGCAGGTATACGCAGCAGACAGGAACTCAGCCTGGACCAAGAGGTGCTGTGGTGTGGCCTGTCTGGTCAAAGACAACCCAGCACGATCCTACTTTATCAGGGTGTTTGACATCAAG gagGGTAAAACCGTGTTTGAGCAGGAACTCTACAACAACTTCTCAATCACAGTTTCCAAATCTTACTTCTTCACGTTCGCAGGAGAT tcGTGCCAGATGGGACTGAACTTCGCAAGCGAGGAGGAGGCCAAGCATTTCCGGGTCGCCGTGGGAGACCTGCTGGGGAGACGACAGAGAAAATCTG AAAAGAGACGTGACCCTCCAGGTCAAAATG gcccgGCCCTGCCCATGGCCACGGTGGACATCAAGAACCCAGAGATCAACACTGTGTCACGGTTCCACGGACACACCTCTCAGACTAACATGGTGAGCAGCAgcttcaacaacaacaagaaggagaagaaggtgaAGGGAAAGAAGGGCAAGAAGCTGACCAAGGCAGACATCGGAACGCCCAGCAACTTCCA GCACGTTGGCCACGTCGGCTGGGACCCTAACACAGGCTTCGAT TTGAACAACCTAGACCCGGAGCTGAAGAACCTGTTTGACATGTGTGGCATCTCTGAGGCCCAGCTGAAGGACAAGGAGACCTCCAAGGTCATCTATGACTTCATCGAGAAGAAGGGAGGCGTGGAGGCAGTCAAGATCGAGCTCCgcagacaag cccccccaccccctccttccAGAGGTGgaccaccaccccctcccccacaccaGACATCCGGCCCCCCGCCCCCACCCATCAGGGGAAGGGGcgcacctccccctcctcccccctccagagCACCCACCTCagccccaccaccacctccccccTCCAGAACAGGCATGGgagctccacccccacccccaaccagaggccctctgccccctcctccccaGCCTTCCCATGCCTCCCTGGCTCCCCATGCCCCACCTCCTCCCCCGCCTCCCTCCGCCCCAGCAGGTATGGGTTCCGgagcaccccctcctcctcccccgcctcccggccctcctcccccacccatgCTGCTGGAAGCTGATggagggggtggtggtgctggtaaGCCCTCAGCCCTGTTGAGCCAGATCAGGGAGGGGGCTCCGCTGAAGAAGGTGGAGCAGAAGGAGAGGCCCGTTTCCACCAGCACCGGCCGAGACGGTCTCCTCGAACAGATACGACAGGGCAAGCAGCTAAAGGCT GTGACTGACGAACCAGGGTCAGGAGGACCCGCCACCCCTTCAGCCGGCATCGTAGGAGCTCTGATGGAGGTGATGCAGAAGAGGAGCAAAGCCATCCACtcctcag atgatgatgacgatgatgatgaggaagaggactttgaggatgatgatgagtGGGATGActag